The nucleotide window TTTCTGATTTCAGGGACATACACTCCCTATATGCTGGTATCTCTGGCTGAAAATAATGGGCCATTATTACTGAGCATTATCTGGGGGATGGCGGTTATCGGAATCTTAATTGACACCCTTAACCCAAACCGCATTGAGGCGCTGCAAATCAGTATTTACCTCGTCATGGGGTGGGCGTGCATCTTCGAGTATTCCAGCCTGCAAAGAGTAATTCCTGCTGCCGGAATGTTCTGGCTGACGGTGGGCGGTATTACCTACACCTGCGGTATTATCTTTTATGTACTGGATCATTTCAACAAACTGCCCCATGCACATGGTATCTGGCATGTGTTTGTTCTATCGGGCTCGATCAGTCATTTTATTTCGATTATTGGCTACGTCAGATAAC belongs to Amphritea atlantica and includes:
- a CDS encoding hemolysin III family protein, whose protein sequence is MYYGEKLNSISHLIGTVLALVGFGALLAISIEHDSVPMTISFIIFGLTLVLLYSVSTLYHSLQQHSIKRLFRKLDHVAIYFLISGTYTPYMLVSLAENNGPLLLSIIWGMAVIGILIDTLNPNRIEALQISIYLVMGWACIFEYSSLQRVIPAAGMFWLTVGGITYTCGIIFYVLDHFNKLPHAHGIWHVFVLSGSISHFISIIGYVR